In a single window of the Massilia oculi genome:
- the proC gene encoding pyrroline-5-carboxylate reductase produces the protein MKITFIGGGNMAAALISGIVRQAGSGANIHVVDRNPEALERLSQQYGVGTATAIDEQVGESEVVVLAVKPQQMREVAAELAPLLKRQLVLSIAAGIRSSDLSRWLGGYDALVRTMPNTPALIGMGVTGLAAQPGVSEAQRAQADTVMRAVGKTVWLDDEAQIDPVTAVSGSGPAYVFFFLEAMQEAALQMGLNAQQGRELALATFTGAAQLAAQSDEPVEVLRQRVTSKGGTTHAAITSMEAAGVKQAIVAAMQAAAARGRELGEELGRD, from the coding sequence ATGAAGATCACGTTCATCGGCGGCGGCAATATGGCCGCGGCGCTCATTTCGGGCATCGTCCGGCAGGCGGGTTCGGGCGCGAACATCCACGTCGTCGACCGCAACCCGGAAGCGCTGGAGCGCCTGTCGCAGCAGTACGGCGTGGGCACCGCGACGGCGATCGACGAACAGGTCGGGGAGAGCGAAGTGGTGGTGCTCGCGGTCAAGCCGCAGCAGATGCGCGAGGTCGCGGCCGAACTGGCGCCGCTATTGAAACGGCAGCTGGTGCTGTCGATCGCCGCCGGCATCCGCAGCAGCGATTTGTCGCGCTGGCTCGGCGGCTACGACGCGCTCGTGCGCACGATGCCGAACACGCCGGCGCTGATCGGCATGGGCGTGACCGGCCTGGCGGCGCAGCCGGGCGTGAGCGAGGCCCAGCGCGCGCAGGCCGATACGGTGATGCGCGCGGTCGGCAAGACCGTGTGGCTGGATGACGAGGCGCAGATCGATCCGGTGACGGCGGTGTCGGGCAGCGGTCCGGCCTATGTGTTCTTCTTCCTGGAAGCGATGCAGGAGGCGGCGTTGCAAATGGGCTTGAACGCGCAGCAGGGCAGGGAGCTGGCGCTGGCGACCTTTACCGGCGCGGCGCAGCTGGCGGCGCAGTCGGATGAGCCGGTCGAGGTGCTGCGTCAGCGCGTGACCTCGAAGGGCGGCACCACGCATGCGGCGATTACCAGCATGGAGGCGGCGGGAGTGAAACAAGCCATCGTCGCGGCGATGCAGGCGGCGGCCGCGCGCGGCAGGGAGCTCGGCGAGGAACTGGGCAGGGACTGA
- a CDS encoding YggS family pyridoxal phosphate-dependent enzyme, with translation MSTIAANLQAVEATIGEAVQAAGRARGEVQLLAVSKTFPAQAVLDAMAAGQRAFGENYLQEALDKIANVAQAQPDAPVEWHFIGPIQSNKTRPIASHFHWVHTVERLKIAQRLSEQRPPELGPLNICLQVNISGEASKSGATEAELPELARAVAQLPNLRLRGLMAIPERATEPGQQRAAFARLRMLHDALRADGLALDTLSMGMSGDMAAAIAEGATIVRIGSAIFGARNYD, from the coding sequence ATGTCCACAATCGCCGCCAACTTGCAAGCTGTCGAAGCGACAATCGGGGAGGCTGTCCAGGCTGCCGGACGCGCCCGGGGCGAGGTGCAATTGCTCGCTGTTTCCAAGACGTTTCCTGCGCAAGCCGTGCTGGATGCGATGGCGGCCGGACAACGTGCGTTCGGCGAAAATTATCTGCAAGAAGCGCTCGACAAGATCGCGAACGTCGCGCAGGCGCAACCCGATGCGCCGGTCGAATGGCATTTCATCGGCCCCATCCAGAGCAACAAGACACGCCCGATCGCGTCCCATTTTCATTGGGTGCACACGGTCGAGCGCCTCAAGATCGCCCAGCGCCTGTCCGAACAGCGTCCGCCCGAACTCGGCCCCTTGAATATCTGCCTGCAGGTGAACATCAGCGGCGAGGCCAGCAAGAGCGGTGCGACCGAGGCCGAGTTGCCCGAACTGGCGCGCGCGGTGGCGCAGCTGCCTAACCTGCGCCTGCGCGGCCTGATGGCCATTCCCGAACGCGCGACCGAACCCGGGCAGCAGCGCGCCGCCTTTGCCCGCCTGCGCATGCTGCATGACGCGCTGCGCGCCGACGGCCTCGCGCTCGATACGCTGTCGATGGGCATGTCGGGCGACATGGCGGCGGCGATCGCGGAAGGCGCGACCATCGTGCGCATCGGCAGCGCCATCTTCGGCGCACGCAATTACGATTAA
- a CDS encoding phage holin family protein: MTISATVGRIGSNLLAMVRTRLELAALELQEETHRLIGYLAWGVAAAFFAVVAVLLAILFVLVLFWDTHRLLAIGVMTGLFALLGLLAFFKVRGDLVTRPPLMAATLAELRKDAQAVKGEPIDEQQ, encoded by the coding sequence ATGACAATCTCCGCGACCGTCGGAAGGATAGGATCCAACCTGCTCGCCATGGTGCGGACCAGGCTCGAACTGGCAGCCCTCGAGCTGCAGGAAGAGACGCACCGGCTGATCGGCTATCTGGCCTGGGGCGTCGCGGCCGCCTTTTTCGCGGTGGTCGCGGTGTTGCTGGCGATCCTGTTCGTGCTGGTGCTGTTCTGGGATACCCATCGCCTGCTGGCGATCGGCGTCATGACGGGCCTGTTTGCGCTGCTCGGCCTACTGGCCTTCTTCAAGGTGCGCGGCGACCTGGTCACCCGTCCGCCGCTCATGGCCGCCACGCTGGCCGAACTGCGCAAGGATGCGCAAGCCGTCAAAGGAGAGCCGATCGATGAGCAGCAATGA
- a CDS encoding PhoX family protein, whose amino-acid sequence MNEHDMSPSRRNLLKGMAGASALPFVGAFAALHAREALAANGATALVDSPYGPIAPVNDLSTGLPLLQLPPGFSYKSYGWRGDTMSDGRPCPGGHDGMGVIVTRKVGRVTEQVLVRNHEISGSAAVNFINAYGLYDTGNVSGSSSNRSCGGTTNLVFRDGDWVSMTPSLGGTQQNCAGGITPWGTWLTCEEIGSDTVSAGGKKHGYVFEVTADPQQVSGQPIVNMGRFAHEAAAVDPTNSNVYLTEDSSGKSGFYRYVPDVKTGAPGSLAMGGVLEMAKVKGRNNVNLAVASVDDTYELEWVPIANPDANRGNGVGLNGETINSAAGPFVQGWMKGALRMNRGEGIWYAQGKMYVMDTSGGHVNRGAIWELDLARQTLKCIYSSPSQLVGNMGDNLTVSPRNAILICEDASSAITDHFGYGQRLMGLTGAGDAYIFAKNNINLTAEQLQGAGKLTSLAGDRRGNEFAGACFDPTGRYLFVNIQTPGVTFAISGPWAKGPL is encoded by the coding sequence ATGAACGAACACGATATGTCGCCTTCGCGGCGCAACCTGCTCAAGGGCATGGCCGGCGCCTCCGCGCTGCCTTTCGTCGGCGCCTTCGCCGCGCTGCACGCCCGCGAAGCGCTGGCGGCCAATGGCGCGACCGCCCTGGTCGACAGCCCCTACGGCCCGATCGCCCCGGTCAACGACCTGAGTACCGGACTGCCGCTGCTGCAATTGCCGCCGGGTTTCAGCTACAAGAGCTATGGCTGGCGCGGCGACACCATGAGCGACGGCCGTCCCTGCCCGGGCGGCCACGACGGCATGGGCGTGATCGTCACGCGCAAGGTCGGCCGCGTCACCGAGCAGGTGTTGGTGCGCAATCATGAAATCAGCGGCAGCGCCGCTGTCAATTTCATCAATGCCTATGGCCTGTATGACACCGGTAACGTCAGCGGCAGTTCGAGCAACCGTTCCTGCGGCGGCACGACCAACCTGGTGTTCCGCGACGGCGACTGGGTCAGCATGACCCCGAGCCTGGGCGGCACACAACAGAACTGCGCCGGCGGCATCACGCCCTGGGGCACCTGGCTGACCTGCGAAGAGATCGGTTCGGACACGGTCAGCGCCGGCGGCAAGAAGCACGGCTACGTGTTCGAGGTGACGGCCGACCCGCAGCAGGTGAGCGGCCAGCCGATCGTCAATATGGGCCGCTTCGCGCACGAAGCCGCCGCCGTCGACCCGACCAACTCCAACGTCTACCTGACCGAGGATTCGTCGGGCAAGTCGGGCTTCTACCGCTACGTCCCCGACGTCAAGACCGGCGCGCCCGGCTCGCTGGCCATGGGCGGCGTGCTCGAGATGGCCAAGGTCAAGGGCCGCAACAACGTCAACCTGGCGGTGGCCTCGGTCGACGACACCTATGAGCTGGAATGGGTGCCGATCGCCAATCCGGACGCCAACCGCGGCAATGGCGTGGGGCTGAACGGCGAGACGATCAACAGCGCCGCCGGCCCCTTCGTGCAGGGCTGGATGAAAGGCGCGCTGCGCATGAACCGCGGCGAAGGCATCTGGTATGCCCAGGGCAAAATGTACGTGATGGACACCTCGGGCGGCCACGTCAACCGCGGCGCGATCTGGGAACTCGATCTGGCGCGCCAGACCCTCAAGTGTATCTATTCGAGCCCGAGCCAGCTGGTGGGCAATATGGGCGACAACCTGACGGTCAGCCCGCGCAACGCGATCCTGATCTGCGAAGACGCGTCGAGCGCCATCACCGACCATTTCGGCTACGGCCAGCGCCTGATGGGCCTGACGGGCGCCGGCGACGCCTACATCTTCGCCAAGAACAATATCAACCTGACGGCTGAACAATTGCAGGGCGCTGGCAAGCTGACCTCGCTGGCCGGCGATCGTCGCGGCAACGAATTCGCGGGCGCCTGCTTCGACCCCACTGGCCGCTACCTGTTCGTGAACATCCAGACCCCTGGCGTGACCTTCGCGATCTCGGGCCCGTGGGCCAAGGGCCCGCTGTAA
- a CDS encoding TonB-dependent receptor plug domain-containing protein yields the protein MLRPTLIALSLSSLFSVPAVAQVGPPSDPPPVSVDTMQKVEVKADANSYDPRHDDTASRIVVSTEEIKRYGDTSVLDVFKRLPGITVGGGGGRGAGEIRMRGLGSGYTQILINGERAPAGFDIDQLSPDVIERIEILRAASAEFSTQSIAGTINIVLKRVVRKAQRELRVGYGKSEDASNPSASLNMSDRLDGLSYSLGASVWRYNFDRPQPFEETRTDPEGRLTQLRRTEQIDSGSPQGFNLTPRLNWTLENGDTVSWQTMASYNRNDYHGDAVTTTELGPAPMYDVRDMNSGGSFVMLRSDVNWVHNLEEGAKLDLKLGVNGTRNRGDWREFDYRLEELARDSTVLSATDERGLTSVGKYTTPWRKDHALAMGWDAGYTRREDARDESEVFPLFEREQVTNENYDATIKRLALYIQDEWNVSKQWSMYAGLRWEGLETTSEGNTFETSTNRASVFSPLAQTLYKIPDSRDQVRLALTRTFKAPSASNLIPRRFTTPNNSQTDPDYRGNPDLQPELATGIDAAYEHWWADKALLSASVSVRRIEDYTRQGLILEDGRWIQTPVNDGDALTRSLELEAKFPLSAVLADVPEIDLRASVSRNWSEVDAVPGPDNRLDQQVPLSATLGIDYKTRDGKLSTGASFAFKDGGPVRVNVEQSRYQSVRRDLDVYALWKFNPKYQLRLAASNLLRQDGVSDSRYTDEFGTLRRTSFSEGQTMARVTLESRF from the coding sequence ATGCTCCGACCAACGCTCATCGCGCTTTCCCTCTCGTCGCTGTTCTCAGTGCCCGCCGTCGCCCAGGTCGGCCCGCCATCCGACCCGCCGCCGGTCAGCGTCGACACCATGCAGAAGGTCGAGGTCAAGGCCGATGCCAACAGCTACGATCCGCGCCACGACGACACCGCCAGCCGCATCGTGGTCTCGACCGAAGAGATCAAGCGCTATGGCGACACCTCGGTGCTTGACGTTTTCAAGCGCCTGCCCGGCATCACCGTCGGCGGTGGCGGCGGCCGTGGGGCGGGCGAGATCCGCATGCGCGGCCTGGGCAGCGGCTACACGCAGATCCTGATCAACGGCGAGCGCGCGCCGGCCGGCTTCGACATCGACCAGCTGTCGCCCGACGTCATCGAACGGATCGAGATCCTGCGCGCGGCCAGCGCAGAATTTTCCACCCAGTCGATCGCCGGCACCATCAACATCGTGCTCAAGCGGGTAGTGCGCAAGGCGCAGCGCGAACTGCGGGTTGGCTATGGCAAGAGCGAGGACGCCAGCAACCCGAGCGCGAGCCTGAACATGTCGGACCGTCTCGATGGGCTGTCGTACTCGCTCGGCGCCAGCGTCTGGCGCTACAACTTCGACCGCCCGCAGCCGTTCGAGGAGACCCGGACCGATCCGGAGGGCCGCCTGACGCAACTGCGCCGCACCGAGCAGATCGACAGCGGCAGCCCGCAAGGCTTCAACCTCACGCCGCGACTGAACTGGACGCTCGAGAACGGCGACACGGTCAGCTGGCAGACGATGGCTTCCTATAATCGCAACGACTATCACGGCGACGCCGTGACCACGACCGAGCTTGGCCCGGCGCCCATGTACGACGTGCGCGACATGAATAGCGGCGGCAGTTTCGTCATGCTGCGTTCCGATGTGAACTGGGTGCACAACCTGGAAGAGGGCGCGAAACTCGACCTCAAGCTGGGCGTGAACGGCACGCGCAATCGCGGCGACTGGCGCGAGTTCGATTACCGGCTGGAAGAGCTGGCGCGCGATTCGACCGTCTTGAGCGCGACCGATGAACGCGGCCTGACCTCGGTCGGCAAGTACACGACGCCGTGGAGGAAGGACCACGCGCTGGCAATGGGCTGGGATGCCGGCTATACGCGGCGCGAAGATGCACGCGACGAGAGCGAGGTATTCCCGCTGTTCGAGCGCGAGCAGGTAACGAACGAAAATTACGATGCCACCATCAAGCGCCTGGCGCTGTACATCCAGGACGAGTGGAACGTGAGCAAGCAGTGGTCGATGTATGCCGGCTTGCGCTGGGAAGGACTGGAGACGACCAGCGAGGGCAATACTTTTGAAACCAGCACCAACCGCGCCAGCGTGTTCTCGCCGCTGGCCCAGACCCTGTACAAGATCCCGGACAGCCGCGACCAGGTGCGCCTGGCGCTGACCCGCACCTTCAAGGCGCCGTCCGCGAGCAACCTGATCCCGCGCCGCTTCACGACGCCCAACAACAGCCAGACCGATCCCGACTACCGCGGCAATCCCGACCTGCAGCCGGAACTGGCGACCGGGATCGACGCCGCCTACGAGCACTGGTGGGCCGACAAGGCGCTGCTGAGCGCCAGCGTGTCGGTGCGCCGCATCGAGGACTACACGCGCCAGGGCCTGATCCTGGAAGACGGCCGCTGGATCCAGACCCCGGTCAACGACGGCGACGCGCTCACGCGCAGCCTGGAACTGGAAGCGAAGTTCCCGCTGTCGGCGGTGCTGGCCGACGTGCCCGAGATCGACCTGCGCGCGAGCGTGTCGCGCAACTGGTCCGAGGTGGACGCGGTGCCGGGGCCGGACAACCGCCTGGACCAGCAGGTGCCGCTGTCGGCGACGCTCGGCATCGACTACAAGACCCGCGACGGCAAGCTGAGTACCGGCGCCAGCTTCGCGTTCAAGGACGGCGGCCCGGTGCGGGTCAATGTGGAGCAGTCGCGCTACCAGAGCGTGCGGCGCGACCTGGATGTGTATGCGCTGTGGAAGTTCAACCCGAAGTACCAGCTGCGGCTGGCGGCGTCGAACCTGCTGCGCCAGGATGGGGTATCGGATTCGCGCTATACCGATGAATTCGGAACGCTGCGCAGGACCAGCTTCAGTGAGGGGCAGACCATGGCGCGGGTGACGCTGGAGTCGCGGTTCTAA
- a CDS encoding PilT/PilU family type 4a pilus ATPase — MERDQASKFMFDLLRLMVSKGGSDLFITAGFPPAIKIDGRMTPVSNQPLTAGHTADLARAIMNDKQAAGFELTREANFAITPGDLGRFRVSAFMQMGCVGMVLRVITTAIPKFEDLDLPDTLKDVVMTKRGLVIMVGATGSGKSTTLAAMVGYRNENSYGHIITVEDPVEFVHPHRNCVVTQREVGVDTDSFEAALKNSLRQAPDVIQIGEIRDRETMEHAIAFAETGHLCLATLHANSANQALDRIINFFPEERRQQLLMDLSLNLKGLISQRLIPKKEAKGRVVAIEILLNSPLISDLIFKGEVHEIKEIMKKSRELGMQTFDQALFDLYEADKITYEDALRNADSVNDLRLNIKLNSKHAKNRDFLSGTEKLGLI, encoded by the coding sequence ATGGAACGCGACCAGGCATCCAAGTTCATGTTCGACCTGCTGCGCCTGATGGTCAGCAAGGGCGGTTCGGACCTGTTCATCACGGCGGGCTTCCCGCCGGCGATCAAGATCGACGGCCGCATGACGCCGGTTTCAAACCAGCCGCTTACCGCCGGCCACACGGCCGACCTGGCGCGCGCGATCATGAACGACAAGCAGGCGGCCGGCTTCGAGCTCACGCGCGAAGCGAACTTCGCGATCACGCCGGGCGACCTGGGACGCTTCCGTGTCTCGGCCTTCATGCAGATGGGTTGCGTGGGCATGGTGCTGCGCGTGATCACCACCGCGATCCCGAAATTCGAAGACCTCGACCTGCCCGACACGCTCAAGGACGTCGTGATGACCAAGCGCGGCCTGGTGATCATGGTCGGCGCTACCGGCTCGGGCAAATCGACCACGCTGGCGGCGATGGTCGGCTACCGCAACGAGAACAGTTATGGCCACATCATCACGGTCGAGGATCCGGTCGAATTCGTCCACCCGCACCGCAACTGCGTGGTCACGCAGCGCGAAGTGGGCGTCGACACCGACAGCTTCGAGGCGGCGCTGAAGAATTCGCTGCGCCAGGCGCCCGACGTGATCCAGATCGGCGAAATCCGCGACCGCGAGACGATGGAGCACGCGATCGCCTTCGCAGAAACCGGCCACCTGTGCCTGGCCACCCTGCACGCCAACAGCGCCAACCAGGCGCTGGACCGCATCATCAACTTCTTCCCCGAAGAGCGCAGGCAGCAATTGCTGATGGACTTGTCGCTGAACCTCAAGGGACTGATCTCGCAGCGCCTGATTCCGAAGAAGGAGGCCAAGGGGCGCGTGGTGGCGATCGAGATCCTGCTGAACTCTCCCTTGATCTCGGACCTGATCTTCAAGGGCGAGGTGCACGAGATCAAGGAGATCATGAAGAAGTCGCGCGAGCTGGGGATGCAGACTTTCGATCAGGCCTTGTTCGACCTGTATGAGGCGGACAAGATCACGTATGAGGATGCGCTGCGCAATGCGGACTCGGTGAATGACCTGCGCTTGAACATCAAGCTCAATAGCAAGCACGCGAAGAATCGGGATTTTTTGAGTGGGACGGAGAAGCTGGGGTTGATCTGA
- a CDS encoding DUF883 family protein: MIEKIPTQTGTRDQLVNDLKTVIHDAESWLRNGGQLTGEELKAAKVKFEQTLASAKTSLIHAEETVVERTKVAAKATDEYVKDNPWKSVGLGAAVGVVIGMLIARK; encoded by the coding sequence ATGATCGAAAAAATCCCGACCCAGACCGGCACCCGCGACCAACTGGTCAACGACCTGAAGACCGTGATCCACGACGCCGAATCCTGGCTGCGCAACGGCGGCCAGCTGACCGGCGAGGAACTGAAGGCCGCCAAGGTCAAGTTCGAGCAGACCCTGGCATCCGCCAAGACCAGCCTGATCCACGCCGAAGAGACCGTGGTCGAGCGCACCAAGGTCGCCGCCAAGGCCACCGACGAGTACGTCAAGGACAATCCATGGAAGTCGGTCGGCCTGGGCGCCGCCGTCGGCGTCGTGATCGGCATGCTGATCGCGCGTAAATAA
- a CDS encoding type IV pilus twitching motility protein PilT yields the protein MDISELLAFSVKNKASDLHLSAGLPPMIRVHGDVRRINLPPLEHKDVHGMIYDIMNDGQRKQYEEVLECDFSFAIPGLARFRVNAFNQERGASAVLRTIPSKILTLEELNAPRIFADLAMKPRGLVLVTGPTGSGKSTTLAAMVNHLNENEYGHILTIEDPIEFVHESKKCLINQREVGPHTLSFNNALRSALREDPDAILVGELRDLETIRLALSAAETGHLVFGTLHTSSAAKTIDRIVDVFPAEEKEMVRAMLSESLQAVISQTLLKTKDGSGRVAAHEIMIGTPAIRNLIREAKIAQMYSAIQTGSNAGMQTLDQNLTELVRRNVISTGAARAAAKIPENFLG from the coding sequence ATGGACATTTCGGAATTACTCGCCTTCTCGGTCAAGAACAAGGCGTCGGACCTGCACCTGTCGGCCGGCCTGCCGCCGATGATCCGCGTGCATGGCGACGTGCGCCGCATTAACCTGCCGCCGCTCGAGCACAAGGACGTGCACGGCATGATCTATGACATCATGAACGACGGCCAGCGCAAGCAGTACGAAGAAGTGCTCGAGTGCGACTTTTCGTTCGCGATCCCTGGCCTCGCGCGCTTCCGCGTCAACGCCTTCAACCAGGAACGCGGCGCGTCGGCCGTGCTGCGCACGATTCCCTCCAAGATCCTGACCCTGGAAGAACTGAACGCGCCCAGGATCTTTGCCGACCTGGCCATGAAGCCGCGCGGCCTGGTGCTGGTGACCGGCCCGACCGGCTCCGGTAAATCGACCACGCTGGCGGCGATGGTGAACCACCTGAACGAGAACGAGTACGGCCACATCCTCACTATCGAAGACCCGATCGAATTCGTCCACGAGTCCAAGAAGTGCCTGATCAACCAGCGCGAAGTGGGCCCGCACACGCTATCGTTCAACAACGCGCTGCGTTCGGCGCTGCGCGAAGATCCGGATGCGATCCTGGTCGGCGAACTGCGCGACCTGGAAACCATCCGCCTGGCGCTGTCGGCGGCCGAGACCGGCCACCTGGTGTTCGGCACCCTGCACACCTCGTCGGCCGCCAAGACCATCGACCGTATCGTCGACGTGTTCCCGGCCGAAGAGAAGGAGATGGTGCGCGCGATGCTGTCCGAATCGCTGCAGGCCGTGATCTCGCAGACGCTGCTCAAGACCAAGGACGGCTCGGGCCGCGTGGCCGCGCACGAGATCATGATCGGCACCCCGGCGATCCGCAACCTGATCCGCGAGGCCAAGATCGCCCAGATGTATTCGGCCATCCAGACCGGCAGCAATGCCGGCATGCAGACGCTGGACCAGAACCTGACGGAGCTGGTGCGCCGCAACGTGATCTCGACCGGCGCCGCGCGCGCCGCGGCCAAGATCCCGGAAAACTTCCTCGGCTAA
- the ubiA gene encoding 4-hydroxybenzoate octaprenyltransferase has translation MNKLALYFRLVRADKPIGILLLLWPTLWALWMASGGVPDLQVLAIFVIGTALMRSAGCAINDYADRDFDRHVKRTVDRPLTSGKISGKEAVMVAAVLAIVSFLLILPLNALTKQLSVVAVIVAGTYPYFKRFFAIPQAYLGIAFGFGIPMAFAAVQDGVPAVAWWLLVANVFWAVAYDTAYAMVDRDDDLKLGMRTSAITFGRFDVAAIMLCYGASLAILLLCGWSLGLRWWFVGGVAVAGCIALYHYTLIRDRDRMKCFKAFRHNNWLGAALFIGVALDYALG, from the coding sequence ATGAACAAGCTGGCGCTCTATTTCCGCCTGGTCCGGGCCGACAAGCCGATCGGCATTCTTCTCCTGCTGTGGCCTACCCTGTGGGCGCTGTGGATGGCGTCCGGCGGCGTGCCGGACCTGCAGGTGCTGGCGATCTTCGTCATCGGCACGGCACTGATGCGCTCCGCCGGCTGCGCCATCAACGACTACGCCGACCGCGACTTCGACCGCCACGTCAAGCGCACCGTCGACCGCCCGCTCACCAGCGGCAAGATCAGCGGCAAGGAAGCGGTGATGGTGGCGGCGGTGCTGGCCATCGTGTCGTTCCTCCTGATCCTGCCGCTGAACGCGCTGACCAAGCAGCTGTCGGTGGTGGCGGTGATCGTGGCCGGCACCTATCCCTATTTCAAGCGCTTCTTCGCGATTCCCCAGGCCTATCTCGGCATCGCCTTCGGCTTCGGCATCCCGATGGCCTTCGCCGCCGTGCAGGACGGGGTGCCGGCCGTGGCCTGGTGGCTGCTGGTGGCCAATGTGTTCTGGGCCGTGGCCTACGACACCGCCTACGCCATGGTCGACCGCGACGACGACCTCAAGCTCGGCATGCGCACCTCGGCCATCACCTTCGGGCGCTTCGACGTGGCCGCGATCATGCTGTGCTATGGCGCCTCGCTGGCGATCCTGCTGCTGTGCGGCTGGTCGCTGGGCCTGCGCTGGTGGTTCGTGGGCGGGGTGGCGGTGGCGGGCTGCATCGCGCTCTACCACTACACCCTGATCCGCGATCGGGACCGCATGAAGTGCTTCAAGGCGTTCCGCCACAACAACTGGCTGGGGGCCGCACTGTTCATTGGTGTCGCGCTCGACTATGCATTAGGTTAA